One Desulfuromonadales bacterium genomic window carries:
- a CDS encoding RT0821/Lpp0805 family surface protein — protein sequence MKRILAVVMILGLILTGCSPHMGPKETGGTLLGAGAGALLGSQIGSGRGTIVAVAVGTLAGALFGQEIGRSLDRADQLMMERNAQYALESTRTNVATTWRNPDTGNYGSITPVETYRTSQGQYCREYTQTVVVGGQTQQAYGTACRQPDGSWLIVK from the coding sequence ATGAAAAGGATTCTGGCGGTTGTTATGATTCTGGGGCTCATCCTGACCGGCTGCAGCCCCCACATGGGGCCGAAGGAGACGGGGGGAACCCTGCTCGGGGCCGGGGCCGGGGCGCTGCTCGGCTCCCAGATCGGCAGCGGACGGGGCACCATCGTGGCGGTCGCCGTCGGCACCTTGGCCGGCGCCCTCTTCGGCCAGGAGATCGGCAGATCCCTCGACCGCGCCGACCAGTTGATGATGGAGCGCAATGCCCAGTATGCCCTGGAAAGTACCCGGACCAACGTAGCGACCACCTGGCGAAACCCGGATACCGGCAATTACGGCTCGATCACCCCGGTTGAGACCTATCGGACAAGCCAGGGTCAGTACTGCCGGGAGTACACCCAGACGGTGGTCGTCGGTGGCCAGACGCAGCAGGCCTACGGTACCGCCTGCCGGCAGCCCGATGGCAGCTGGCTGATCGTCAAGTAG